In Saccharomyces kudriavzevii IFO 1802 strain IFO1802 genome assembly, chromosome: 9, the following proteins share a genomic window:
- the NUP159 gene encoding FG-nucleoporin NUP159 (similar to Saccharomyces cerevisiae NUP159 (YIL115C); ancestral locus Anc_2.253): MSSLGDEVPTKISEDFGFKFLGQKRILPSFNEKPPFASLQNLAISNSKSLFIAASGNKVAIGELQLLRDHITSDSAPLTFKWETTIADVIFVCFHGDEALISTKNTLHSINLDELSELQTISSFENPVCQLKIFKNTLIFLNSNNDLTALDLNTKSAKPLARNVASFDVAKSQLVILSKDRNFQSFSMENDPVDKQFEFSIPSELKDLSVDDYAPLDISILSQRIYFVVFGNSVSDSDEEASYDQKMFIVRYTDGGASFQETFDITPPFGQIVRSPYVYDITLPGLIKPAMNVNILASSCSSEISIWDSEEVIEPSQDAKRAVLPISEETDMDTNPIGVAVDIVTSGIISEPCSGVDAIERLPLIYVLNNEGNLQIVGLFHATSIKTGHYNVKLESEENERPASPSTSEKITLVGQEEEEENKEKEKKENMDLSASSASENPFISPNTSGGFSFLKKQQATTNSLQSQISSAVGAPSFGSTPFSLNSSLVSSGTSGTATNDLSTAGAAFGKPAFGSAAKEPSASGTAFGKPSFGTPAFGSGVTAAESSTSGSAFGKPSFGTPSFSPAAKEPSASGSAFGKTSFGAPAFGSGVTAAESSTSGSTFGKPSFGTSAFGTVFSEPTTTGSAFGKPAFGSSTLAFARNGQFDSSSTISKPIFGDLSQGSSTSPFAALGKHKEDKSESDVGFSSTPFAADLNVSGKPNTNTFDFGNAPFGSSSFSNALNSVDTDTPFALGTQSSPFSSQLDNKSPFSSLVEDNTKNEATDNYSSSEVGDEDEDEINGSDISANDLTDSTVEQTPSTRLAELSSNTNSEVLEEERQKSSIGRITETIKKSANIDMISLKNPVFENHVKAKSESPFSAFATNINKPSSTTPAFSFGTSTVNKVNTSTTANFSEDVPTSSPEKIDNGGNPKSAENPFLPKVEGSRVETIEGENSQETKNATSESIAEKSHSTSQHDIGTPEQTTPTVENVNSDKKLKTGAEDNLHVVADYDDKCRESEGTTEKHEKTGRQTLEAREDERDGNEEGSEQNMDVKGLEDRHSVEDIVSGENDRQINGTEESDKDRQSNETEESGNDRQSNETEESDNNSSLSSGKEESISDSYDKLEDINTDELPHGGEPLTANDEVLSADFDVQTSPENSYAESGIQTDFSENSQEHEVQTDAIPVKHNYTQTIEKEVIDNDIQTDPIETCDFCVQAFENNENYLAEQYKPKPLKKYYTGAKVSNISFVSQNSTVRLIESTFQMVEAEFVVLKENIQNMDSFLIDQSSNPLETRTIKSINNLYTWRIPEAKILLNIQNDVKSEHTQETNSQVQALEEKVSNYVEKNIAKMSDDLINAKEQYLFLTHFNESSSEYFKDLSTHQFRMQKTLRQKLSTVSAKINHIEELLNILKLLSMKNKKLDENPLVTKLAKESLTRGGLLEEIKSLREEVNKLQLEEKSAETLSLEPSSSLAKNIKASKVVEVGMVMNTKKQIGDFFKSLNLAK, from the coding sequence ATGTCTTCCCTAGGTGATGAAGTGCCCACCAAGATCTCGGAGGACTTTGGCTTCAAGTTCCTAGGCCAAAAGCGAATTTTGCCCTCCTTTAACGAAAAACCTCCATTTGCATCTTTACAAAACCTCGCTATCTCTAATAGtaaatcattattcatcGCTGCTTCCGGCAATAAAGTGGCAATAGGCGAATTGCAACTGTTGAGAGATCATATCACTTCCGACTCTGCTCCATTGACGTTCAAATGGGAGACAACAATCGCAGATGTAATATTTGTATGTTTTCATGGTGATGAGGCTTTGATATCAACCAAAAATACATTACATTCGATAAACTTGGACGAATTGAGTGAATTACAGacaatttcttcctttgaGAACCCAGTTTgccaattgaaaattttcaaaaacaccttaatatttttgaattcaaacAATGATTTAACAGCGCTCGATTTGAATACAAAATCAGCTAAGCCATTGGCGCGAAATGTAGCGTCTTTTGATGTCGCGAAGTCACAGTTGgtaattttatcaaaagaTAGGAACTTTCAAAGTTTCTCAATGGAAAACGACCCAGTGGATAAACAGTTCGAATTCTCCATACCGTCGGAACTGAAGGATCTCTCAGTTGATGATTATGCTCCTCTCGATATCAGTATACTTTCTCAAAGGATATACTTTGTGGTGTTCGGTAATTCCGTTTCAGATTCTGATGAAGAGGCTTCGtatgatcaaaaaatgttcaTCGTTAGGTACACGGACGGCGGCGCCTCATTTCAGGAGACTTTTGATATTACACCGCCATTTGGTCAAATTGTAAGATCTCCATATGTGTACGACATTACTTTGCCAGGTTTAATCAAGCCGGCTATGAACGTAAATATACTAGCATCATCATGTTCAAGTGAAATAAGTATATGGGACTCAGAAGAAGTCATTGAACCATCTCAAGATGCCAAACGAGCTGTGCTGCCTATCAGTGAGGAAACAGACATGGACACAAATCCAATTGGTGTGGCCGTTGATATCGTCACTTCAGGCATCATCTCAGAACCTTGTTCTGGTGTTGATGCTATAGAAAGATTACCGCTTATCTATGTTTTGAACAACGAAGGTAATTTGCAAATAGTTGGGTTGTTTCATGCTACATCGATCAAAACCGGCCATTACAATGTAAAACTGGaatcagaagaaaatgaaaggcCTGCATCCCCTTCTACATCAGAAAAGATTACTCTGGTTGGacaggaagaagaagaagaaaataaggaaaaagaaaaaaaggaaaatatgGATCTGAGCGCATCTTCTGCCTCAGAAAATCCATTTATATCACCAAATACCTCGGGAGGGTTCAGTTTTCTCAAGAAACAACAAGCTACTACCAATAGTTTACAATctcaaatttcttcagcCGTCGGTGCCCCCTCATTTGGATCAACGCCATTTTCACTCAATTCGTCTTTAGTCTCATCTGGTACTTCTGGTACGGCAACTAATGATCTGAGCACTGCAGGCGCTGCCTTCGGTAAACCAGCGTTCGGGAGTGCCGCGAAAGAACCATCGGCCTCTGGGACTGCATTCGGAAAACCTTCTTTTGGTACACCTGCGTTCGGTTCCGGCGTTACGGCTGCTGAGTCATCTACCTCTGGATCTGCATTTGGTAAACCTTCTTTTGGTACACCTTCATTTAGTCCTGCCGCGAAAGAACCATCAGCCTCTGGATCTGCATTTGGCAAAACTTCTTTTGGTGCACCTGCGTTCGGTTCCGGCGTTACGGCTGCTGAGTCATCTACCTCTGGGTCTACCTTTGGTAAACCCTCTTTTGGTACATCTGCCTTCGGAACTGTCTTCAGTGAACCAACTACGACTGGATCTGCATTCGGAAAGCCTGCCTTCGGTTCATCAACTCTTGCATTTGCCAGGAATGGACAGTTTGACTCAAGCTCTACCATTTCAAAACCCATATTTGGTGATTTGAGCCAAGGAAGTTCGACTTCACCGTTTGCGGCCCTTGGTAAACATAAAGAGGATAAATCCGAGAGCGATGTAGGCTTTTCTTCGACACCTTTTGCTGCAGACCTTAACGTCTCTGGCAAACCAAATACCAAtacttttgattttggcAACGCCCCCTTTGGATCTTCTAGTTTTTCAAACGCTTTGAACTCGGTTGACACTGATACGCCTTTCGCACTCGGTACTCAGTCTTccccattttcttctcaaCTGGACAATAAATCACCTTTTAGCTCCCTCGTAGAAGacaatacaaaaaatgaagCGACAGACAACTACTCTTCTAGCGAAGTTGGTGATGAGgacgaagatgaaatcAATGGATCAGATATAAGCGCTAATGATTTAACAGATTCTACTGTTGAACAAACACCCTCTACTAGATTGGCAGAGTTATCCTCAAACACGAATAGTGAAGTCCTCGAGGAGGAAAGGCAAAAATCCTCCATTGGCAGAATAACTGAAACTATAAAGAAAAGCGCCAATATTGACATGATTAGTTTAAAGAATCCTGTATTTGAGAATCATGTCAAAGCAAAATCCGAATCACCATTTTCAGCATTTGCAACGAATATCAACAAACCAAGCTCTACTACTcctgctttttcttttggaacCTCCACTGTAAACAAGGTAAACACATCCACGACTGCAAATTTCTCTGAAGATGTACCTACTTCGTCacctgaaaaaattgataatgGAGGGAATCCTAAAAGTGCAGAAAATCCTTTTTTGCCCAAAGTAGAAGGAAGCAGAGTGGAAACGATTGAGGGGGAGAATAGCCAAGAGACAAAAAACGCTACTTCTGAATCAATTGCTGAAAAATCTCACAGTACTTCGCAACATGACATTGGTACCCCAGAACAAACGACTCCCACAGTAGAGAATGTAAATTCTGATAAAAAGCTTAAAACAGGGGCCGAAGATAATCTGCATGTTGTTGCTGACTACGATGATAAATGTAGAGAATCAGAGGGAACTACAGAGAAGCATGAAAAAACTGGTCGACAAACACTAGAAGCACGAGAAGATGAAAGGGATGGCAATGAGGAAGGTTCTGAGCAAAATATGGATGTGAAAGGATTGGAAGACCGTCATTCTGTAGAGGACATTGTGAGTGGAGAAAATGACAGGCAAATCAATGGAACAGAAGAATCAGATAAGGACAGACAAAGCAATGAAACAGAAGAATCAGGTAATGACAGACAAAGCAATGAAACAGAAGAATCAGACAATAACTCGTCATTAAGCAGTGGCAAGGAAGAAAGTATCTCGGATTCTTATGATAAGTTAGAAGATATAAATACCGACGAGTTGCCCCACGGTGGAGAACCTTTAACTGCAAATGATGAGGTCCTTTCTGCTGATTTTGATGTACAAACCTCACCTGAGAACAGTTACGCAGAATCTGGTATACAAACGGacttttcagaaaattctCAAGAACACGAAGTTCAAACGGACGCTATACCTGTGAAGCACAATTATACACAAaccattgaaaaggaagttattgataatgatattCAAACTGATCCCATCGAAACATGTGATTTTTGTGTTCAAgcatttgaaaataatgagaaCTACTTGGCCGAGCAATATAAACCAAAACCATTAAAAAAGTACTACACTGGCGCCAAAGTATCTaacatttcttttgtttcacAAAATTCTACCGTACGGTTGATTGAAAGCACGTTTCAAATGGTCGAAGCTGAATTTGTTGTTCTTAAGGAAAATATCCAGAATATGGACAGTTTTTTAATTGACCAATCAAGTAATCCTTTAGAAACACGTACAATCAAATCTATCAACAACTTGTACACTTGGAGAATACCAGAGGCcaagattttattgaatattcaGAATGATGTCAAGTCGGAACACACACAAGAAACGAATTCCCAAGTTCAggctttggaagaaaaagtatcAAATTAcgttgaaaagaatattgcAAAGATGAGTGATGATCTCATTAATGCTAAAGAGCAATACTTATTTTTGACTCATTTCAATGAATCTTCGAGTGAGTACTTCAAGGATCTCAGCACGCACCAATTTAGAATGCAAAAAACATTGCGTCAAAAGTTATCTACTGTTTCCGCAAAAATTAATCATATTGAAGAGTTGTTGAACATCTTGAAATTGCTCTCCatgaaaaacaagaagcTGGATGAAAATCCACTGGTGACGAAACTGGCTAAGGAATCTCTTACACGTGGTGGATTATTGGAGGAAATAAAATCCTTGCGTGAAGAAGTGAATAAATTGCAACTGGAGGAAAAAAGTGCGGAAACTTTGTCATTGGAGCCATCGTCTTCATTAGCTAAGAATATAAAAGCGTCTAAAGTTGTAGAAGTCGGAATGGTCATGAATACGAAGAAGCAAATCggtgattttttcaagagtCTAAACCTGGCGAAATAG
- the SDP1 gene encoding mitogen-activated protein kinase tyrosine protein phosphatase SDP1 (similar to Saccharomyces cerevisiae SDP1 (YIL113W) and MSG5 (YNL053W); ancestral locus Anc_2.256): protein MNIYTSPTRASGNLLSGGEKPRLPMLATDGRSTEKRCLDEDCEAIPCSSLDMCKIYPKGPLLVLPERIYLYSEPTVKELLPFDVVINVAEETRDLQTQVPAIEYHHCRWEHDSNITMDLLSLTSIIHAAAAKREKILIHCQCGLSRSATLVIAYIMKYHHLGLRHAYDLLKSRADKISPPMGLVFQLMQWEVALNANTNVQAHEYRKLP from the coding sequence ATGAACATATACACATCACCCACGCGAGCATCAGGCAACTTGCTCAGTGGTGGAGAGAAGCCCCGTCTGCCCATGTTGGCCACGGATGGCAGAAGTACAGAGAAGCGTTGCCTGGACGAAGACTGCGAGGCCATACCGTGCTCGAGCCTGGACATGTGCAAAATCTACCCGAAAGGCCCACTGCTTGTTCTTCCGGAGCGTATCTACCTCTATTCGGAACCCACGGTGAAGGAGCTTTTGCCATTTGATGTAGTTATTAACGTTGCTGAGGAGACACGAGACTTGCAAACGCAGGTTCCCGCCATAGAGTATCACCACTGCCGGTGGGAACACGACTCCAACATCACGATGGACCTGCTGTCCCTGACCAGCATTATTCACGCAGCTGCAGCGAAGAGGGAGAAAATCCTGATACATTGCCAATGTGGGCTGTCGAGGTCTGCGACGCTGGTGATTGCATACATCATGAAGTACCATCATTTGGGCCTGAGACACGCGTACGATCTGCTGAAATCAAGAGCAGACAAGATAAGCCCCCCCATGGGGCTAGTTTTCCAGCTGATGCAGTGGGAAGTCGCTCTCAATGCAAATACTAACGTGCAGGCCCATGAATATAGAAAACTACCATAG
- the COX5B gene encoding cytochrome c oxidase subunit Vb (similar to Saccharomyces cerevisiae COX5A (YNL052W) and COX5B (YIL111W); ancestral locus Anc_2.258) translates to MPNVEQKEIADNLMERQKLSWKNLNSNEIKAAWYISYGEWGPRRPVHGEGDVSFITKGVFLGLGMSLGLFGLIRLLANPEIPKTMNREWQLKSDEYLKSKNANPWGGYSQVQSK, encoded by the coding sequence ATGCCAAACGTAGAACAGAAAGAAATCGCTGATAATCTGATGGAACGTCAGAAGCTTTCCTGGAAAAACTTAAATAGCaatgaaataaaagcagCTTGGTATATATCCTATGGTGAATGGGGCCCTAGAAGACCTGTGCATGGAGAAGGCGACGTTTCCTTCATAACTAAAGGGGTCTTTTTGGGGTTAGGAATGTCATTAGGCCTTTTCGGTTTAATAAGATTATTGGCCAATCCTGAAATTCCAAAGACTATGAACAGAGAATGGCAGTTGAAATCTGATGAATATTTAAAGTCAAAAAATGCCAACCCATGGGGCGGTTATTCTCAAGTTCAATCTAAATAA
- the HOS4 gene encoding Hos4p (similar to Saccharomyces cerevisiae HOS4 (YIL112W); ancestral locus Anc_2.257) gives MSDINTKQPQKKRSLSSYLSNVSTRREELEKISKQETPEEGDLVSEQKGEEPFAEKPTEVQDTDVPSGADAASAHDVAPAIANQPEVAIQHDNASSHGREVYEGGPPETNVETNQPTPANALSSLADVRNVDIQSHQPFSRDQLRAMLKEPKRKTVDDFIQEEGLGATEENDLSDEVLTDPGPGKEGDDIEYSNSDKDTDDVGSDDPTAPNSPAKLGRRKLVRGDQLDTITSAMFNNESDSELSDIDDTKNIVLSSSLFKGGSSPIKEVNKNFHNMNSSPAQNAQKISVSKTNDGSKKPHIAVSKRPKQKKGIYRDSGGRTRLQIACDKGKFDVVKKMLEEGGYDINDQDNAGNTALHEAALQGHIEIVELLIENGADVNIKSIEMFGDTPLIDASANGHLDVVKYLLKNDADPTIRNAKGLTAFESVDDESEFDDEEDQNILREIKKRLSVATKRWTHGAGLHKDKSIYDNNMDTTDRPCFDDNTKPENRKDSESSPMVSNIDEKAPEEEFYWTDVTSRAGKEKLFKASKEGHLPYVGTYVENGGKIDLRSFFESVKCGHEDITSIFLAFGFPVNQTSRESKTSSLMVAVGRGHIGTVKLLLEAGADPTKRDRKGHTALYYAKNSIMGITNSEEIQLIEKSIDNHSKKHLNDDDDDDDDDDDDNERKYNSEAHENRREKTQSPVPTDQRNTTPKIGGKDDDTELPNATGGDSSDDRDAKNGATSDLGKRHGENEIDGFRYPSDWKRRKTIALQNEEKSKSVSPLSMELHSPKKAKPVEVNKIHEETAAEREARLKEEEEYRKKRLEKKRKKEQELLQKLAEDEKKRIEEQEKQKILEMERLEKATLEKTKQMEREKELEEISYRRAVRDLYPLGLKIIDFNDKRDYRRFLPLYYFVDEKDNKLVLDLQITILLKDMDMLLTDNQSISEKFPVDPTHLAPLWNMLKFIFLYGGNNDENQDMSRDNKKFVVNFDGVDLDTKIGYEFLEYRKFINLPMAWIKWDKVVIDDPAKRREIEESMVQISIRESRQLQNDKSNDSQPSTRKRRCLKVPRELPVKFQHRMSISSILQQTSKESFW, from the coding sequence ATGAGTGACATTAATACGAAACAGCCGCAAAAGAAGAGGTCGTTGAGTAGCTATCTTTCAAATGTCAGCACAAGGCGAGAGGAGCTGGAAAAGATATCCAAGCAAGAGACCCCGGAAGAAGGAGACCTCGTCAGTGAGCAGAAGGGGGAGGAGCCGTTTGCGGAAAAGCCAACTGAAGTTCAAGACACTGATGTACCATCTGGCGCGGATGCTGCAAGCGCTCATGATGTTGCTCCAGCTATTGCTAATCAACCGGAAGTTGCAATTCAGCACGATAACGCGAGCTCGCATGGACGTGAAGTTTATGAGGGTGGTCCTCCTGAAACAAATGTAGAAACGAACCAACCAACACCAGCAAATGCTTTATCGTCATTAGCCGATGTACGTAATGTCGATATTCAAAGCCACCAGCCTTTCTCAAGAGACCAACTGCGAGCGATGCTGAAAGAGccaaagagaaaaacagTCGACGATTTCATACAGGAAGAGGGCTTGGGAGCCACTGAAGAAAACGACTTAAGCGATGAAGTGCTAACGGATCCAGGACCAGGCAAAGAGGGAGATGATATAGAGTATAGTAACTCCGATAAGGATACAGATGATGTGGGAAGTGATGATCCGACAGCACCCAATTCTCCAGCAAAACTAGGCCGTCGTAAATTGGTGAGGGGCGACCAACTGGATACGATCACAAGCGCTATGTTTAACAACGAATCAGATTCTGAGCTGTCAGATATCGACgatacaaaaaatattgtTTTATCCAGTAGCTTATTCAAAGGCGGTTCTTCTCCCATTAAGGAAGTCaacaaaaatttccatAATATGAATTCTTCGCCGGCGCAGAATGCCCAGAAGATCTCAGTGTCTAAAACTAATGATGGTAGCAAAAAACCTCATATAGCCGTTTCCAAACGTCCTAAACAGAAAAAGGGTATCTATAGGGATTCAGGCGGAAGAACAAGGCTTCAAATTGCTTGTGATAAGGGTAAATTTGACgtggtgaaaaaaatgcttgaAGAAGGAGGTTACGACATTAATGATCAAGATAATGCTGGTAACACCGCTTTGCATGAAGCAGCTTTACAAGGCCATATTGAAATTGTGGAACTACTGATAGAAAACGGTGCGGATGTAAATATTAAGTCTATCGAGATGTTTGGTGATACCCCCTTGATCGATGCATCTGCCAATGGTCATTTGGATGTCGTTAAGTATCTTCTAAAGAATGATGCGGATCCGACTATACGTAACGCCAAAGGTTTAACTGCCTTTGAGTCTGTTGACGATGAatctgaatttgatgatgaggaagacCAAAACATTTTACgtgaaataaagaaaagattaaGCGTAGCCACCAAAAGATGGACTCACGGCGCAGGCCTTCACAAGGACAAATCTATTTATGACAACAATATGGACACAACAGATCGTCCATGTTTCGACGATAACACTAAACCtgaaaatagaaaagacAGTGAATCCTCTCCTATGGTCTCAAATATCGATGAAAAGGCCCCAGAGGAAGAGTTTTATTGGACTGACGTTACTTCGAGGGCgggcaaagaaaaactattCAAGGCCTCAAAGGAGGGACATTTACCATATGTTGGTACATATGTAGAAAACGGTGGTAAGATAGATTTAAGGTCCTTTTTCGAAAGTGTTAAATGCGGCCATGAGGATATCACAAGTATCTTTTTGGCATTTGGGTTCCCAGTCAATCAAACGTCGAGAGAAAGTAAAACGTCTTCTCTAATGGTAGCTGTTGGACGTGGCCACATTGGAACTGTTAAATTGCTATTAGAAGCAGGGGCGGATCCAACAAAAAGAGATAGGAAGGGGCATACCGCTTTGTACTATGCCAAAAACAGCATAATGGGAATAACAAATAGTGAGGAGATTCAATTAATCGAAAAATCGATCGATAATCACtcaaaaaaacatttgaatgatgatgacgatgatgacgatgatgacgatgatgacaaCGAGAGAAAGTATAATTCGGAGGCACATGAAAATAGGAGAGAGAAAACGCAATCCCCTGTACCGACAGATCAAAGAAATACCACACCCAAGATTGGAGgcaaagatgatgatacTGAACTACCCAACGCTACAGGTGGCGATTCTAGTGATGACCGCGACGCCAAGAATGGTGCAACTTCGGATTTAGGTAAAAGGCATGGAGAGAACGAAATTGATGGTTTTCGATATCCTAGTGATTGGAAACGGCGTAAGACAATTGCCTtgcaaaatgaagaaaaatcgAAGAGTGTTTCGCCACTTTCTATGGAGCTCCATTCCCCCAAGAAAGCTAAGCCTGTAGAAGTGAATAAGATTCATGAAGAAACCGCTGCTGAAAGAGAAGCAAGActtaaagaagaagaggaatacaggaagaaaagattagaaaagaagagaaagaaagaacagGAACTATTGCAAAAACTGGCTGAAgatgagaagaaaagaatcgaagaacaagagaaaCAGAAGATCTTAGAAATGGAAAGATTGGAAAAAGCTACTTTGGAGAAAACTAAACAAATggaaagagagaaagaattGGAGGAAATTTCTTATAGGCGTGCCGTAAGGGACTTATATCCGCTAGGTTTGAAAATAATTGACTTCAATGATAAACGCGATTACAGAAGATTTTTACCactttattattttgtagATGAAAAGGACAATAAGCTCGTGCTCGATCTACAAATCACAATATTATTGAAGGACATGGACATGCTTTTAACGGATAATCAATCAATATCCGAGAAGTTTCCTGTGGATCCGACCCACTTGGCGCCTCTTTGGAATATGTTGAAGttcattttcttatatGGTGGTAATAACGACGAAAACCAAGATATGTCGAGGgacaataaaaaatttgttgtGAATTTTGACGGTGTTGATTTAGATACCAAGATTGGGTACGAGTTTCTGGAATatagaaaatttatcaatttgcCTATGGCATGGATTAAATGGGATAAAGTTGTCATTGACGATCCTGCAAAAAGAAGGGAAATAGAAGAAAGTATGGTTCAGATATCTATAAGGGAGTCTAGGCAATTGCAAAATGATAAATCCAATGATTCGCAACCATCAACGCGTAAAAGGCGTTGCCTGAAAGTACCTCGGGAGTTGCCAGTCAAATTTCAACATCGTATGAGCATATCCTCCattcttcaacaaacaTCCAAAGAGTCATTTTGGTAG
- the POR2 gene encoding putative porin POR2 (similar to Saccharomyces cerevisiae POR2 (YIL114C) and POR1 (YNL055C); ancestral locus Anc_2.254) produces the protein MAPPFFHDIPRDINGLLNRDFFHTSPLSLSVSTTTQNGVNFTLKGKQVTKDGPIQTSVEGRFCDRKEGVSLSQGWSNRSKLNTRLEFSKIAPGWKGDVNACLTPQAIKNAKLNLSYAQQSFSARSSMDILQLKDFVGSISLGRDGFVGGTEIAYDIPSGSLARYAMSLGYLARDYSFVLSTNNRQCASASFFQNINRYLQVGAKATVQSKTSSNMNIEFVTRYLPDSSSQVKAKITDSGLTTLSFKQSLRKDISLGVGMSFNVLQLAEPVHKFGWSLSFSA, from the coding sequence ATGGCACCACCTTTCTTCCATGATATACCTAGGGATATTAATGGCCTATTGAACAGAGACTTCTTCCACACTAGTCCGCTTTCTTTGAGTGTGTCGACCACTACACAAAATGGAGTCAACTTTACTCTGAAGGGGAAGCAGGTCACGAAGGATGGCCCTATTCAAACCAGTGTTGAAGGTCGGTTCTGCGACAGGAAAGAAGGAGTTTCGCTGTCTCAAGGCTGGTCGAACAGGAGCAAACTGAACACAAGACTGgagttttcaaagataGCACCTGGTTGGAAGGGTGACGTCAATGCGTGTTTGACTCCCCAGGCCATCAAGAACGCTAAACTCAATCTGAGCTATGCGCAACAATCCTTCAGTGCGAGAAGTTCCATGGACATTTTGCAACTCAAGGACTTTGTCGGAAGCATCAGTTTAGGCCGTGACGGGTTCGTTGGCGGCACGGAGATTGCTTACGACATTCCCAGTGGGAGTTTGGCCCGCTACGCCATGTCATTGGGTTATCTTGCAAGGGACTACTCTTTCGTGCTATCCACGAACAATAGACAATGCGCTTCTGCTTCCTTCTTCCAAAACATCAATCGTTACTTGCAGGTGGGAGCTAAAGCCACAGTGCAATCGAAGACAAGTTCCAATATGAACATTGAGTTCGTTACTAGATACCTACCCGATTCCTCCTCGCAAGTTAAGGCAAAGATTACAGATTCGGGCCTGACTACACTGTCCTTCAAGCAAAGTCTGAGAAAAGACATCTCTTTGGGAGTGGGTATGTCTTTCAATGTGCTACAGCTGGCTGAGCCTGTTCATAAGTTTGGCTGGTCTTTGTCCTTCTCAGCATGA